One window of the Dermacentor andersoni chromosome 10, qqDerAnde1_hic_scaffold, whole genome shotgun sequence genome contains the following:
- the LOC140213468 gene encoding uncharacterized protein translates to MPKPDAAAWLHTAEGFSRTWQFPNCIGAVDGKHIHIKRPKNSGTMYFNYKGTYSIVLLAIVDNDYKFLVVDIGAYGKLSDGGVLHQSQFGQRLEQGQLQLPRSLALPNTMQQAPCVFVGDEAFQLRPDFLRPYPGRELEDRKRIFNYRPSRAR, encoded by the exons ATGCCC AAGCCAGACGCTGCTGCGTGGCTGCACACTGCTGAGGGGTTCTCTCGCACATGGCAGTTCCCAAACTGCATTGGTGCAGTTGATGGAAAACACATCCACATCAAGCGGCCCAAGAACTCTGGCACCATGTATTTCAATTATAAG GGCACATACTCCATCGTCCTCCTTGCCATAGTCGATAATGACTACAAGTTTTTGGTCGTGGATATTGGCGCCTATGGCAAGCTGAGCGATGGAGGAGTCCTCCACCAGTCGCAGTTTGGGCAGCGCTTGGAGCAAGGCCAGTTGCAGCTGCCGAGAAGCTTGGCCTTGCCAAACACCATGCAGCAAGCTCCGTGTGTGTTTGTCGGGGACGAGGCTTTCCAGCTCCGGCCAGACTTCCTGAGGCCATACCCTGGACGAGAGCTCGAAGACAGGAAACGGATCTTCAACTACCGCCCTAGCAGAGCAAGGTGA